From Linepithema humile isolate Giens D197 chromosome 8, Lhum_UNIL_v1.0, whole genome shotgun sequence, one genomic window encodes:
- the LOC137001555 gene encoding uncharacterized protein, with the protein MKRSYRTGRYDSLSGVGTICGVRTGKVLHMSVRNKYCAVCVKAEKHEKEPTKHKCYKNWNRDCSSTSMKADAIVEGFKTSIEKRQLIYSTYIADEDSSVYKKIIQANPYPNVFIEKIECRNYLLRNLATKIKEIAKTKGRFGQLRNVIGNRVLRIRTFVSKAVQHRLEEQSTMEQKILSLKMDFNNIISHVFGEHNECARIGYFCDGSQKENEENYIPQLKKYGLYEKLQNAMKYISWNAKSLLKDKDSNRVETFNSVISKCIGGKRVNFGLRESYEARCNAAVVSFNTGKPISYLSYTLGAQPGEVAVEFETGREISKPYTKKQSTKRNVKRAVTDRDYGPQADKPDATSDEMELRKAQHMNMLQNWQIERVAIEKETKEQAASGIWRYYRTKIITASHFGHICKMRKSTSCASRVTSIIYPYELNVESVQYRTKYSEIPFLGALPDGLIGDDGIVEIKCPFAARLLTSEDAIAANVSNLRSLYKNEKDEEMKRSHIYYYQIQRQLHITQRQYCVFALWTPLGLKIEKIIRDDTFWKENMLSKLIQFYEDCITGIT; encoded by the exons ATGAAAAGATCATATAGAACAGGACGGTATGATTCCTTATCAGGTGTTGGCACAATATGTGGTGTACGAACAGGCAAAGTGCTGCACATGTctgtaagaaataaatattgtgcaGTTTGTGTAAAAGCAGAGAAACATGAAAAAGAACCCACAAaacataaatgttataaaaattggaacAGAGATTGCAGTTCAACAAGCATGAAAGCAGATGCAATCGTGGAAGGATTTAAGACAAGCATAGAAAAGCgccaattaatttattctacatatataGCGGATGAAGATAGCAGcgtatataagaaaattatacagGCAAATCCATATCCTAATGTTTTTATAGAGAAAATAGAATGtcggaattatttattgcgcAACTTggcgacaaaaataaaagaaatcgcAAAAACAAAAGGACGTTTTGGACAGTTAAGAAATGTTATTGGCAATCGTGTCCTTCGAATTAGAACATTTGTGTCAAAAGCTGTGCAGCACCGTTTAGAAGAGCAAAGTACAATGGAGCAAAAGATTTTATCTCTAAAAATggatttcaataatattataagtcACGTTTTTGGCGAGCATAATGAATGCGCCAGAATTGGATATTTCTGCGATGGATCACAGAAAGAAAACGAAGAGAATTATATtccacaattaaaaaaatatggattGTATGAAAAACTGCAGAATGctatgaaatatattagttGGAATGCCAAAAGCTTATTGAAAGATAAAGACAGTAACAGAGTTGAAACTTTTAACTCTgttatatcaaaatgtattGGTGGAAAAAGAGTAAATTTTGGTCTAAGAGAATCATACGAAGCGCGTTGTAATGCTGCAGTAGTTTCATTTAATACTGGCAAGCCTATAAGTTATCTAAGCTATACTTTAGGAGCACAACCAGGGGAAGTAGCTGTAGAATTTGAAACTGGGAGAGAAATAAGTAAACCTTACACGAAAAAACAATCGACGAAACGAAATGTTAAACGTGCAGTGACAGACAGAGATTATGGTCCACAGGCTGATAAACCTGATGCTACATCAGATGAAATGGAATTAAGAAAAGCGCAACACATGAATATGTTGCAAAATTGGCAAATAGAGCGAGTAGcaatagaaaaagaaactaaGGAACAAGCAGCTAGCGGTATTTGGCGATATTAtcgtacaaaaataatcaCCGCCTCTCATTTTGGTCACATAtgtaaaatgagaaaaagtaCTTCTTGTGCATCAAGAGTTACGTCAATAATATATCCATACGAATTAAATGTGGAATCAGTGCAATATAGAACAAAAT ATTCAGAAATACCATTTTTAGGCGCTTTGCCAGATGGATTAATAGGAGACGATGGAATAGTGGAGATTAAGTGTCCTTTCGCAGCACGATTATTAACATCAGAAGATGCAATTGCAGCAAATGTTTCAAATCTGCGATCATTAtataagaatgaaaaagatGAGGAAATGAAACGCAGTCACATATATTATTACCAAATACAAAGGCAATTACATATCACGCAAAGACAATACTGCGTTTTCGCACTTTGGACACCATTaggattaaaaatagaaaagattatACGTGATGATACTTTCTGGAAAGAAAATATGCTTTCCAAATTGATTCAATTTTATGAAGATTGTATTACCGGAATTACTTGA